From Pseudomonas putida, one genomic window encodes:
- the ubiG gene encoding bifunctional 2-polyprenyl-6-hydroxyphenol methylase/3-demethylubiquinol 3-O-methyltransferase UbiG has protein sequence MSNVDHAEIAKFEALAHRWWDRESEFKPLHDINPLRVNWIDERVSLAGKKVLDVGCGGGILSEAMALRGATVTGIDMGEAPLAVAQLHQLESGVQVEYRQITAEALAEEMPEQFDVVTCLEMLEHVPDPSSVIRACYRMVKPGGQVFFSTINRNPKAYLLAIIGAEYILKMLPRGTHDFKKFIRPSELGAWSRVAGLEVKDIIGLTYNPLTKHYKLSSDVDVNYMIQTLREE, from the coding sequence ATGAGCAACGTCGACCACGCCGAAATCGCCAAGTTTGAAGCCTTGGCGCACCGCTGGTGGGACCGCGAGAGCGAGTTCAAGCCGCTGCACGACATCAATCCGCTGCGCGTCAACTGGATCGACGAGCGCGTCAGCCTGGCGGGCAAGAAGGTGCTGGACGTCGGCTGCGGCGGCGGCATCCTCAGTGAAGCCATGGCCCTGCGTGGCGCTACCGTCACCGGCATCGACATGGGCGAAGCGCCCCTGGCCGTGGCCCAGCTGCACCAACTGGAGTCCGGCGTGCAGGTGGAGTACCGGCAGATCACCGCCGAGGCCCTGGCGGAAGAAATGCCCGAGCAGTTCGATGTGGTCACCTGCCTGGAAATGCTCGAGCACGTGCCCGACCCGTCCTCGGTCATCCGCGCCTGCTACCGCATGGTCAAGCCGGGTGGCCAGGTGTTCTTCTCGACCATCAACCGCAACCCCAAGGCTTACCTGCTGGCCATCATCGGCGCCGAGTACATCCTCAAGATGCTGCCGCGCGGTACCCATGACTTCAAGAAGTTCATCCGCCCCTCCGAGCTGGGTGCCTGGAGCCGCGTCGCGGGCCTTGAAGTCAAGGACATCATCGGCCTGACCTACAACCCGCTGACCAAGCACTACAAGCTCAGCAGCGATGTGGACGTCAACTACATGATCCAGACCCTGCGCGAGGAATGA